In the Pongo abelii isolate AG06213 chromosome 18, NHGRI_mPonAbe1-v2.0_pri, whole genome shotgun sequence genome, AGAGcatcatggccgggcatggtgcctcatgcctgtaatcctagcacgaggctgaggcgggtggatcaccggaggtcaggagttcaagaccagcctagccaacatggtgaaaccccgtctctgctaaaaatacagaaattagccaggtgtggtggtgggtgcctgtaatcccagctacttgggaggctgaggcaggagaattgcttgaacccgggaggtggaggttgcaatgagccgagatcatgccactgcactccagcctgggtgacagagcaagactctgtctcacaaaaataaaaaaattaaaaaaaccctaGAGCATCTACGCATCAAAGGTAAGCTATAAAACAATCAGACTTGCAAAGCTAGACCCAGTGAAAGTGTAGAGGTGGAGCGTACTTCTCGTCAGCACTTAACTATGGTGATATTTTGCAAGATCCTTTCTACGCCTCTGTCCTACCAGCATCCCTTTCTTATGTCCCAGACCTGCTGTCACAGGCTGGGTTGGTTGGTGTGTTGGTTGGTTGTTCTTGCTAAAATGTTTTCACCACTCAGGTGTAAAGGAGTCGATGGTTGTTAAACACCACGATCTGTGAGGATGGTATTACTATGtggcaatgaaaaggaaaatatggaaactgaggctcagtgaccTGCCCAAGATCTCAGCTGCACTAGGAGTCTCACTACATTCAAAACTCATAGGCTCACAGATTTTCAAAAGGGAAAGAGTAGCCTCAGACCCTGGATGccctccacctcccccagctCTACCCTCTGACGCTTGACAGAATCTGGGAAGGGGTGGCGGCAGCTACAACAGCTTAACCAGCTGCCTGACATCACAATAGAACCTGAAGGGTAACTAACCCCTTCCTCCAGctggatataaaataaaaagcagccaaTAGTCCTTTCTTTCCCATCTGAAGGGAAATTAAGCTactctcctttcttcctgtcaCTAGTAAAATTGTGAAATCATTAACTAGTAGATATTTTCCACCAGCTGTTGCTTTTAAAGGAGTTTGTCCTTTTCCTTAGCTACCCTAGTTTATTACAACTTCCACGACACGAAGACTCTGAAACGAGGAAGATTCACCAAGTCGTCACTGTACTGTTAAAAAGGAACTCTTATTTTTAGAAGATTAAAGAACTTTCCAACTTAATGTATCTGTGTAATTACTGGGAGCAACTCTGGTCAGGGAATAAGTTCTTACTATTATTCTTCTCCAGCTACAGAGAGCCATAACCTTCAAATAAAGAAAGTGTTTAATTTCCTTCTCtagagtttggaaacagcctttctcTGCTCCCATCATTGCTCAAAGTAAAGTAAATAGAGAAGTTAATTCCCTGCTCATTCATTTGCTCATGAATATGCACACAAGGGTCACGACTAGTTACTATGGGGGTTAAAGGGAATCATAGCAGCCAtacatggtgcctcatgcctataatctcagcactttgggaggccgagacgagaggatcacttgaggccaggaattcaagaccagcctaggcaatataccAAGaattgtctctacaagaaaaaaaaagttttaatcagctgagagtggtggcaggcacctgtcgtcccagctactgcagaggctgaggtgggaggattgcttgagcccaagtttgaggctgcagtaagctatgactgcaccattgAACACTAACCTGGATACAGAgcgaccctgtctcttaaaaaaaaaaaaaaaaaaaaagcctgggcatagtggctcatacctgtaatctcagcactttgggaggccaaagaggggagggtggcttgaggacaagagttcaagaccagcctggacaacagagcaagaccctgtctctaaaaacaaaataaaaataaaaagtagcctGTCAGCACATCAATCACATcagcaggttttttttcttcaaaccaCTATCTGATATTACCTCGTTAACTTCTTCAAgtctttaataacaaaaataatagcagCAAATACACATGATATTGAAGTATTTTACTTATCAGGTTGAACCCTATAAAAGTGCCAATCTGTAAATAAAAAACGGTGAAATATGGATAATTCCACAGTGTTCGACCTAATATATCAACTTGTTTGCAGCTCACAACCACCTTATAAAGTAGgtcccagatgaagaaactgtaagCACAGAGAGGCTGCTTAACTTACCCGAGGTCACattgctagtaagtggcagaatcaggatttgaacccatgctCAACACTCCCACCCCACAAAAATGCAAGTTCCATGAAGGCGGACAGTCTTGTTCATTGCAACGTCACTCCCATTGCCTATTATCACAGAGTATGGGCATGTATGtagtaagctctcaataaatacatgttgagtgagtgagtgagtgaataaatgaatgaatgaatgaatctcctTACAATCACTGGTCGATTGCCCAGACCACTCGGAGCAACCAATGCAGAAGCCTGCCAGGCCAAGAGGAACCGAGGGAAGGAAGACCTGGGCGGGCAGGTGCCCCAGGGGCTCCGGGTGCAGTCGGGGCGCGGCGGCGCGCGGGCTCACCTTGAAGTCGCGGCTGTGCTGCGAGGTGTACTCCAGGGTCCAGAGGGCCCGCACCAGGTGCGCCAGCTGCTCAGTGACCTCGCCCTGGCCCTGCGCGCCGCGGCCCGTAGGCTGCTCGGGGTGAGGCGAGGGCTCAGGCCGCCCCGCCGGGTACTGGCCCAGCGCCAGGCACTCCGCGAAGAGCTCGGTGTTGCTGAGGCACTGCAGCATGGCGTTCATGAAGCACGTGTTGCAGTGGTTGCGGAGCCCCGCCACGCCGGGCACCGGCTTGGCGGCGCGGGACAGGCGGGCGGCGGCGGGCACGGCGGCGGCCGGCCCCGGCGGGAAGCAGCTGCAGAGGCCGCCGCGGTCCGGGGCGGCGCTCTCAGAGCTAAAGTCCGAGAGCGTGGACAGCGTCTTGAGAACGCGGCTCATGAAGCTGCCCACCGAGCGTGCAGAAGAGGGCGAGGAGGGCGCGGCCGGCCCGGACGCCCCGGAGTcccccgcgccgccgccgctAGCGCGGCGGCTCGGAAACAGCCGCTTGCTGAAGGAGCGCTTCTCCTTCCCGCTCGCCGCCGCCGGCGGCCCGGACCCGGGCGCCGTTACCTTGGACATGGCGGCGGCCGCAGACACTCATCACCGTGCCCGCCCGCCTGGCCCGCGGCCCCGCCACAGCCGCCGCCGCATCTCGCAGCTCCGCGCCTCACCGGCCCGGGTGCTCCACTCCCAACACACCTCAAAGCGCAGCGGCGCCAGCGAGCGAGCGGCGGCCGGCGGGGCCAGCGGGCGGGCGCGCGCGCGGTCCGCCCAGCTGGGCCGCTCACGTGACGCGCCTCCCGGCACCGCCCGCCCCGCGCTGAAGCCGCCTAGGCCGCCATGTTCACTGTGGGACGATAGCTGCCTCTCCAGCCGGACGCGATGCCTGGAGGCTGTGGGCGCGGTCCTGCTGCGTGAAGCCTGAGGGAGGCCATGTCTAGTGTGGGCGCGGTCCCGGCTTGGAGGAAAAGGCTGGGCTCCCCTTGGATGGTGGATCCCTGGGGTGGGTCTCTGTCTTTGTTGATCAGATGGCAGAGGCGGGAACGTGCAGGAATCAGGATGCTGTCAGTTACCAGACCGTGCAAGGGCTGGTGGACATGGCCCTGACAGGTCCTGGGCAAGTCAGCCCTGTCTGGTTCCCAAGGGACGTTGCAGATACCTACCGTCTGGGTGCCAGCGGAGTGCAGTCACAAACCCTGGCACGTCCCAGCGGGCTTTTCTTCCTGGCTGCACCTTGGAGCCCCAGCGAAACGCTGTTATCATAactaccttccttttcattccagcCTTTAAAACTCCGCCGGGCTctcccatcatccatccatccattcattcattcactcactcattcattcaacagttacTGGGGATATTGCAAAGAATTAAATCTATTAAATTAGAATCAAATGTCATATCCCCAGTGGATTAAATTAGCACGGTTTCTACCTGCCCTCTTGCAGCTTACATTCCTACTGGGTGTTTACAATAGCTGTTGTGTTCCACACATTATGCCAAGCatgcaatattttctttaatctttaatTCACCGTCTTTGAGATTGGTACAGTTCTTATCTGATTCAAACACAAGTTTTATTCACAACCCCTATACTTGACCTCTAAACCAAAGGTCACGAATCCACAATATCACAGGTCACAAACCCACAAATGAGTGAAGAATCCTGGTGTTTGAATTATCATATTGACTTTCAAGTGACTTGGGTCTCAGTGTTGGGGGAAATATAAGGAATGATGGGGACTATAGCAAACTTCAAATTAACGTCTTTCTAAAGAGATGGCTGCCACTCAGCTCCAGCCAGTTGTTCCCATGTGAGAACGGGAGCTCAGCGTTACCAGATCATCTGATGTTTTAAGAGAAGGCAGAAATCCTATTTTTAAACGTtggttccattaaaaaaaaatagtgcaggGAGCAAAAAATAGTACATCTTTGAGATGCCCTTAGTCAAAAATCAACTAGTATATGACCTCCTCTCTATAGGCTTCCCTCTGCTAAAAGGGCTAGTCTGAGTCCTGAGGCAGACGAGAGAAATCAGGGAAGGGAGAGcccttcctcctttttaaaacatgaaggcCACCTTACACCACGTTTCAAAGTAAATGGTTTTTACCTTTGACCTCCCTCCCCATTGTAAGTAGGGCTCTATGATGACATCTCCAGGGTGCTCTGCACTGTCCCTAATC is a window encoding:
- the LOC100431410 gene encoding ubiquitin carboxyl-terminal hydrolase 31-like isoform X3; this translates as MSKVTAPGSGPPAAASGKEKRSFSKRLFPSRRASGGGAGDSGASGPAAPSSPSSARSVGSFMSRVLKTLSTLSDFSSESAAPDRGGLCSCFPPGPAAAVPAAARLSRAAKPVPGVAGLRNHCNTCFMNAMLQCLSNTELFAECLALGQYPAGRPEPSPHPEQPTGRGAQGQGEVTEQLAHLVRALWTLEYTSQHSRDFKTIVSKNALQYRGNSQHDAQEFLLWLLDRVHEDLNHSVKQSGQPPLKPLSETDMMPEGPSFPVCSTFVQELFQAQYRSSLTCPHCQKQSNSFDPFLCISLPIPLPTQVYQGKCSHCMRIGVAVPLSGTVARLREAVSMETKIPTDQLDQSLLPCLEKRKGSCAHAASLLGLC
- the LOC100431410 gene encoding ubiquitin carboxyl-terminal hydrolase 31-like isoform X2 — encoded protein: MSKVTAPGSGPPAAASGKEKRSFSKRLFPSRRASGGGAGDSGASGPAAPSSPSSARSVGSFMSRVLKTLSTLSDFSSESAAPDRGGLCSCFPPGPAAAVPAAARLSRAAKPVPGVAGLRNHCNTCFMNAMLQCLSNTELFAECLALGQYPAGRPEPSPHPEQPTGRGAQGQGEVTEQLAHLVRALWTLEYTSQHSRDFKTIVSKNALQYRGNSQHDAQEFLLWLLDRVHEDLNHSVKQSGQPPLKPLSETDMMPEGPSFPVCSTFVQELFQAQYRSSLTCPHCQKQSNSFDPFLCISLPIPLPTQVYQGKCSHCMRIGVAVPLSGTVARLREAVSMETKIPTDQLDQSLLPCLEKRKGSCAHAASLLGNSFKQQPKPLEIWLGLS
- the LOC100431410 gene encoding ubiquitin carboxyl-terminal hydrolase 31-like isoform X4: MSKVTAPGSGPPAAASGKEKRSFSKRLFPSRRASGGGAGDSGASGPAAPSSPSSARSVGSFMSRVLKTLSTLSDFSSESAAPDRGGLCSCFPPGPAAAVPAAARLSRAAKPVPGVAGLRNHCNTCFMNAMLQCLSNTELFAECLALGQYPAGRPEPSPHPEQPTGRGAQGQGEVTEQLAHLVRALWTLEYTSQHSRDFKTIVSKNALQYRGNSQHDAQEFLLWLLDRVHEDLNHSVKQSGQPPLKPLSETDMMPEGPSFPVCSTFVQELFQAQYRSSLTCPHCQKQSNSFDPFLCISLPIPLPTQVYQGKCSHCMRIGVAVPLSGTVARLREAVSMETKIPTDQEFI